The Chryseobacterium indologenes genomic sequence ATACAAATGTGCTCGCTTTCTGCCAACTTAGGTGATACGAGAACGATCGTCACCCATCCTGCATCAACGACCCATTCAAAACTGTCGGATGAAGAAAGAAACGAAGTAGGAATTACCGCAGGTTTAGTACGTTGTTCAGTAGGTCTGGAAAATGTAGACGACATTATTGCAGACTTAAAACAAGCCTTAGATTAATCACAAAGAGTGCCAAAGGGGCGATTTAACCCAAGATAGAGAACGAAGTCCTATCAACCAACTATCAGTCTCACTCAACAACTATAAAAGAGATGACAAATATAGAATCACTAAACAAAGCCCTCAAAGAACGCATCCTAGTCCTGGACGGCGCGATGGGAACCATGCTTCAACGTTATAAGTTTGAAGAAGAAGATTACCGTGGAGAGCGATTTAAAGACTGGGAACATCCGGTAAAAGGAAATAATGATTTGCTTTCCCTTACCCAGCCTCAAGCGATAGAAGAAGTTCATAAAAAATATCTGGAAGCAGGAGCTGATATTATTGAAACCAATACTTTCTCAGGAACTACCATAGCCATGGCTGATTATCACATGGAAGAATTGGTCTATGAACTGAACTACGAATCAGCAAAGATTGCCAGAAAAGCCTGTGATGAGTATACTGCCAAAAATCCTGATAAACCAAGATTCGTCGCGGGGTCCATCGGTCCTACCAATAGAACGGCAAGCTTAAGTCCGGATGTGAATGATCCCGGTTACAGAGCCATTACTTTCGAAGAGTTAAGGGTAGCCTACAAACAGCAGTGTGAAGCTTTGCTGGATGGTGGTTCCGATATTCTTTTAGTAGAAACCATCTTTGATACATTAAATGCCAAAGCAGCTTTATTTGCCATTGATGAACTGCAGGACGAAAGAGGAATTAAAATTCCGATCATGGTCTCAGGAACAATTACCGATGCATCAGGAAGAACATTGAGTGGCCAAACGGCTGAAGCATTCCTGATCTCAGTTTCCCATCTGAATTTGCTGAGTGTTGGATTCAATTGTGCATTGGGAGCAGATCAGCTAACCCCGTATCTTGAAACATTGGCTCATAATTCAGAGTTCTACGTTTCAGCATATCCGAATGCAGGTTTGCCTAATGCTTTCGGGAAATATGACGAGACTCCTGAAGATATGGCCAGACAGATCAAGGAATATGTAGAAAAAGGATTGATCAATATTATCGGAGGATGTTGCGGAACAACACCGGAACATATCAAAGCCATTGCTGATCTGGTAGAAAAGTATCAACCAAGAAAATTGAAGGAATTTGTATGATTTGATAGATTTTTTTAATTAAAATCAAGAATGTGGGCTGGCTTATAAATATTAACTTTAAATAAACCACAAAATTTAATGTAATGGAAAAGCCGATTTACCTGAAAGATCCAGACGATGCCAAACTGTTTAATGAATTAAGAAAGAAAGTGAACCAGCGTGTAGAAACCATTTCCGAGAATAGGGATATTTACATTCAGATCAAGGCGGTCATCCTGCCATTGATCTATGTGGGGTTATATCTTTTTGCTCTTTTTAATGCACAGACACCTTGGGGGTATATACTGAGTTTTATCTGTATGGGAATTCTTCTCGTATTGATTTATCTGAATTTAATTCATGAAGCAGCCCATAACAATATCTACAGAAGCAAAAAACTCAACTGGATCGTCTTACACATTTTTGATTTTGTAGGGGCTAATTCCTATATCTGGAAAAAAAGGCATATCGCAAGTCATCACGCCTATCCTAATGTGGACGGATGGGATACAGACATCGAGCAAAGTGGTTTATTGTTAATTGTACCATGGATTAAAGCAAAAGGCATCCAGAAGTATCAGCACAAGTTTTTCTTTCTAGTATATCCTTTGTATTTGTTCAACTGGATGTTTATAAGGGATTTTAGAGACTTCTTTGACAAGGAAAGGGTGATTTTAAAAACCCAGGGAAGAATTCCTGTTGTAGAAAAAGTAAAAATGGTGAGTTATAAACTGTTCTACTTCTTTTATCAGATTGTGATCCCTGTTGTGTTCTTTAAAGTATCAATAGGATTGGCTCTGGGAGCCTGGTTTTTGCAGGTAATTGCAGCCAGTATTTTTGCCCTGTTTGTTCTACTGCCATTACATCCGCTGCCGGATAATGCTTTTCCGAAATTAGATAATAAAAACGGACTTCCGTTTAGCTGGCTTCGTCATCAGCTGGAAGTTACCAACGATTTAAAAGAAAATAACTGGTTTGTAAGAAATTTATTGGGGAATTTTAATTTTCATGTGGCCCATCATCTCTTTCCAAACTACAGTTATATGTATTACAATGAAATCACAGAGGAAATAGAACAATTTGCCAGGGAGCATGGTTTAGCCTATAAAAGGTTTCCCTTGATCACTGCTTTAAGTAAGCACAGAGATTTATTGAGGCAGAATGCAAATAATGCCTATTATATTTTAGAAGAATAAGATTAATGAAATATTTAAGATTATCAGGCCTCGAGCCTCTTATCATAACGCCGGAGAGTAATTTCATCAACGTAGGTGAAAGAACCAATGTGGCCGGTTCAAAGAAATTTTTAAGACTCATCAAAGAAGAAAAGTTCTCTGAAGCATTAGATATCGCCCGCCATCAGGTGGAAGGAGGTGCACAGATTCTTGATGTTAACTTTGATGACGGACTGATCGATGGAAAAGCATCGATGATCAAATTCCTGAACTTAATCGCCTCAGAACCGGATATCGCAAGAATCCCCATCATGGTGGACTCTTCCAAATGGGAAATCCTGGAAGCGGGCTTACAGGTAGCACAAGGTAAATGTGTGGTGAATTCTATCAGCTTAAAAGAAGGTGAACAAGAATTTGTCCACCATGCAAAAGCTATTAAAAGATATGGAGCCGCAGTCATTGTCATGGCATTTGATGAGGTAGGGCAGGCAGATAGTTATGAACGAAGAATTGAAATTTCAAAAAGATCTTATGACATTCTTGTCAACCAGCTGGGTTTCCCGGCAGAAGATATCATTTTCGATCTGAATATTTTCCCGGTAGCTACAGGAATGGATGAGCACAGAAGAAATGCCATCGATTTTATCGAAGCAACACGATGGGTAAGACAAAATCTCCCTTATGCCTCAGTAAGTGGGGGAGTGAGCAATGTTTCCTTCTCTTTCCGTGGAAATGATACCGTACGAGAAGCTATGCATTCAGTTTTTCTTTATCACGCAATCCAGGCCGGGATGAATATCGGAATTGTAAACCCGGCTATGCTGGAAGTCTACGATGAGATTAACAAGGAATTGCTTGAACTGGTTGAAGATGTGATTCTTGACAGAAGAGAAGATGCCACAGAAAGACTTCTTGATTATTCTGAAAAACATAAATCGGTAAAGAAAGAAAAGACCGAAGACCTTGAATGGAGAAACAATTCTTTGCAGGAAAGAATTACCTATGCTTTAGTAAAAGGTATTGACCGTTTTATAGAAGAGGATGTGGAGGAAGCAAGGCAACAGGCAGAAAGACCACTTCATGTCATCGAAGTAAATCTGATGACGGGAATGGGGGTTGTAGGAGATTTATTCGGAAGCGGAAAAATGTTCTTACCACAGGTAGTGAAATCTGCAAGGGTAATGAAAAAAGCCGTGGCATATCTACAGCCTTTCATTGAAGCTGAAAAAGACGGATCAAGACCTGCCAATGGAAAAATATTAATGGCTACTGTAAAAGGAGATGTGCATGATATCGGAAAAAATATTGTCAGTGTAGTATTAGGATGCAACAATTACGAAATTGTTGACCTTGGTGTGATGGTGCCGGCAGAAAAAATTATCCAGACAGCTATTGAAGAAAAAGTAGATGTCATCGGATTAAGTGGATTGATTACACCAAGCCTGGACGAAATGGTGTATATCGCATCAGAATTAGAAAGACAAAATTTAGATTTTCCTTTATTGATCGGAGGTGCTACCACTTCAAAAGCGCATACTGCAGTGAAAATCGATTTAAAATATAAAAACGCTGTCGTTCATGTGAATGATGCTTCCAGGGCAGTAAATGTAGTCAGCTCATTATTGGGAGACCGGAATAAAGAATATGTTTCTGATCTGAAGAGCGATTATTCCGATTTCAGAGAGAAATTCCTGAACAGGCAGGTGGATAAAGACTATGTTTCTATACAAGAGGCAAGAGAAAATCATTTTAAAATTGATTGGCAAAACGAAGATATTTTCACACCAAATAATTTGGGTGTAACCGTTGTTGAAAACCAGGACCTTCGGGAATTGTTGCCTTTCATCGACTGGTCACCATTTTTCAGAAGCTGGGATCTACATGGCAAATACCCCAATATTTTAGAAGATGAGGTGGTGGGCGTGCAGGCAAGCGAGCTATTCAAAGATGCACAGGTCATTTTGAAAAGAATACTCGATGAGAAGTTACTAACGGCAAAAGCCGTCTTCGGAATTTTTAAGGCCAATTCCAATGAGACCGATGATATTTTGATTTTTGATGAAAATAATAAAGAACAGGCCAAGTTTTTAACCTTAAGACAGCAGGCTCAAAGATCAAAAGGAAAAGATTATCTGGCCCTAAGTGATTTTATTGCCCCTCAAAGTTCGGGGAAAACCGATTATATGGGAGCATTTTGTGTCACCACGGGTTTTGGAACGGATGAACTTGCAGAAGAATATGAAAAAGCCAATGATGACTATAATGCGATCATGGTGAAAGCATTGGCAGATCGTTTTGCAGAAGCCTATGCAGAATTTTTACATAAAAAAGTAAGAACCGAATATTGGGGATATGCCAATCAGGAAAACTTAAGCAACGAAGAACTGATTGCTGAAAAATACAAAGGAATACGTCCCGCACCTGGATATCCGGCTTGCCCTGACCATCTGGAAAAGAAAACCATCTGGGATCTTCTAAAAGTAGAAGAGAATACAGGTGTTTTCCTTACAGAGAGCCTGGCGATGTTTCCAACGGCATCTGTTTCCGGATATTATTTCGGAAGCCCGCATGCCAAATATTTTGGTTTAGGAAAAATTACAGAAGACCAGCTGAAAGATTATGCCGACAGAAGAAGTTGTAGCATTCAGGAAGCTAAAAAATGGTTGTCACCCAACTTAGCAGATTAAAATTAAACATGAAGATAACTGAACACATTAAAAATGCAAATGGAAAGACTCTATTTTCCTTAGAAGTGGTTCCGCCACAAAAGGGAATAGGTATTGAAGATCTCTATACAAACATTGATCCTTTAATGGAATTTAAACCTCCATTCATTGATGTTACCACTTCGAGAGAAGAATATATTTATCTGGATAAAGGAAATGGTCTGATGGAACGCAGAATCACAAGGATGCGCCCGGGGACATTGGGGATTTGTGCGGCGATTCAACACAAATATAATGTTGATACCGTGCCTCATTTACTTTGTGGTGGTTTTACCAAAGAAGAGACAGAATACCTTCTTGTAGATTGTATGTATCTCGGGATAGAAAATGTAATGGCTTTGAGAGGAGATGCCATGAAAGGACACCAGTATTTTGAACCTACGCAGGGAGGTCATGCCAGTGCTATGGATCTTGTCAATCAGATTAACGATCTGGGAAGAGGAAAGTACCTGCACAATGAAGATCAGGTCTGTGATGAGTTGAATAAATTTTGCATCGGAGTTGCCGGTTATCCTGAAAAACATATGGAAGCACCTTCCATGAATTATGATTTAAAATGGCTGAAACAAAAAGTAGATGCCGGAGCTGACTACATTGTTACCCAGATGTTTTTTGATAACAAAAAATATATTGAATTTGTACAAAAAGCCAGGGAAATGGGAATTACAGTTCCTATCATACCGGGGATCAAGCCCATTGCTACCAAAAGACACTTAAAACTGCTTCCACAGGTATTTAAAATTGATCTGCCGGAAGAACTGATCAACGAAGTGGAAAATGCAAAAAATAATGAAGCAGTCAAACAAATCGGAATAGAGTGGTCTATTGCACAATGCAAAGAACTGCTGGATTTCGGAGTTCCTGTTTTGCATTTTTATTCCATGGGGAAAAGTGATAATATTAAAAAAGTAGCCGGCGAGCTATTCTAATATCAGTACTAAATGAAGGAACCCTGCTACGCGATGTAGCAGGGTTTATTTTGTATCAAAAATTCAGATTTAATTATGATTTACCGTTTAAGAAATTAACCAGTTTTATAAGATCATCCTGTTTATTGAATTTAATTTTATTAGACTTGAAGAAACCTTCGAGTTGCTCCTTTTTTCCCGGAAGTCCATCCATACATTCTTTTGAATTTTTAGGATTTTTGATAAACCCATCCGGAGTCTTTATATAGTATATTGGGTTCAGGTTTTTAAATGAAGGTGGAGTATTGTTTGAATATGCATTATCTGCTTTCTCGCCATTTAGAAAAGTAGTTTTGATCTTTTTATACAGTCCATATTCTCCCGTTACAATTTCAAAAAAATATCCTGAAAGATCATCACCGGTATCCAGTCGTACTAAGGTATCCTTACTATCTAAAAAAGTTAATTTGGGAAAAGTATCACTTTTTGGTAGCACATATACTTTATCATCTTTTTTCTTAAATTCTATTTCATCAAGATACGTGTTATATCTTGCCGGGGCAGGTTCTGTAACACCCTGGAATCTTGTAGGCGTGAAGTCTTTTTTAAAATAAGGATCACCCTGAATGTCGCTATATGCTATAGTTCTTGCTCCCGGAGCACTGGGTTGGTTCATGTACATTTCACCTCTTTGATTCAATACCCCACCATTAACAGGCGAAAATGGATCCATAAGCCTGTTGGACAATATATTGTCACTATTAGGGATCTCATCCATACGAAGAATTTGAGCATAGCTTACAGCTGAAAACATCAGTATAGCTAAGAAAAATGTTTTTTTCATATTATTAGAATTTTAAGGCAATTTACAAATAATACTAACGTAAAACTTTGAATTTATGCTAGAATTTAACGGAAATGGGATATTACAATAATGGGTGCCTTGAAAATTTCTTTTTTCTATCAAATAAATAACGGTAAGTGGCAAGTTTTCTGGTTACTGTTGTGTCAAGATTTTCAGCAATCCTGATCATTTTTGGATTGAAATCACCAATCCATTGCAACTCAGTAATTTTGAAATCCGTATGCTTTCTAATATATTGAGTCCCTTCCCAGATCATATATCCGTCGATTCCTCTCTTTTGCCATTCCGGGACAACTCCAAAGACAAGGCCCACCATTTTCTCATTCTTCTTAAAATGTTTTAAGAATAAAAATGTAAGCTTTTCAAAAATTCCAAATTTCCCGTTGAGGTACTTGAACCATTGATTCAGATCCGGAAGATTGATCCACATAGCTATCGGTTTTTCATTTTCGTATACAAACCAGGAAATGTGTTCATTGATGATTGGTTTCATTGTATTGAACATCTTCAGCACTTTCTTTTCATCCAACTGTTTACCTTCCCCATGAGATGCCCATGCCTTATTATAAACTTCAGTGAAATCTCTGGAAAATTTTTCGAGATTGTTCTTTTTCATGGGTTGAGCTGAAATAGCAGGATTTCTCCTGTTCCTTTCATGAGCAATTTTAAATACTCGGGATACTTCTGTGAAAATGGGTCTGGTAAAACAAAGCTGTTCAAAATAAATCTGAAAACCATAATTTTCAAAAAGCGCTTTATAATAAGGAAGATTATAGTTCATCCCAAATAAAGGCTCGATGAAACCTTCAATCAAAAGTCCCCAGAATTTATCTCTTTCCCCAAAGTTAATAGGACCATCCATCGCTTCCATACCTCTTTCCTGAAGCCAGTTTTTACAATGGTCAAAAATAAAATTTGCCGTTTCCTGATCATTAATGCAGTCAAAAAAACCAAAACCACCGGTGGGTTGTTCCTGCTTGTAGTGACTGTTGATAAATACAGCGACTTTACCTACCGTTTTATCGTGTTTTTTAAATAAGAACCTTTTGCATTCACCATCCTTGAAGAATTTATTTTTTTTAGGATCGAAAATTTCTTCAATATGTTTATCTAAAGGACGTATATAATTTTTGTCGTTTTGGTACAGTTGTACCGGAAATTCCAGAAATTCCTGTTTTTGTTTTTCGTTTTGTACTTCTTCGACAATAATCATATGTTCTTTAATCAGACAAGGTTATAAAGATAATATTTTTCATTTAATTTTAAAATAGATGATTAAATATTATCCGTATTTTTGCTGCAAATTAAATAAAAATGGTTGATTTTACCGATAACGACGATGATATTTTCACAGGAAAAGAACATACGCCAATAAGAGATGATGCTTTTGATAAATCGCCACAGGAAAAAATAGAAAAAATCACTGAGCTTTTTGGAGAAATCATGGAAACACTGGGGCTGGATATGACAGACGATTCTTTAAAAGATTCCCCTAAACGTGTTGCCAAAATGTATGTGAATGAAATTTTTGGAGGACTTCTTCCGGAAAATAAACCCGGCATTTCTACATTTTCCAATAAATATAAATACCGCCAGATGTTGGTGGAGAAGGATATCACAGTCTATTCTTTCTGTGAACATCACTTTTTACCTATCATCGGAAGAGCTCACGTAGCCTACATTTCAAATGGTGAAGTAATCGGTCTTTCAAAAATTAACAGGATTGTTGATTATTATGCCAAAAGACCACAGGTTCAGGAAAGATTGACCATGCAGATTGTTGAAGCTTTAAAAGAAGCTTTAGGAACAAAAAATGTGGCCTGCATTATTGATGCCAAGCATCTCTGCGTAAACTGCAGGGGAATTAAAGATACTGCAAGTTCTACCATTACAGCAGAATTAAGCGGAATTTTCAGAACAAACCCTATTACAAGACAGGAATTCTTACATTATGTAGGAAGCCATGCCAAACTAGATTAATCCATGAATTACCAGATACTCAAAAACATAATAGATGCAGAACTTCAGAGATTTCAGACGATTTCTGAAGAAGAATGGAGCTACAGGTCCGCACCCGAAAAATGGTCCAAAAAAGAAATTATTGGCCACCTTTGTGACAGTGCTTTTACAAATATCCGTAGATTTGTAGTTACACAATACAAAGAGAACGAGAATATTGTATACGATCAGAATGCCTGGGTAAAAGCTCAGAACTATCAGAATGTTCCCACGGCTGATTTGATTTTACTGTGGAAAATGCTGAATTATCAGGTTGTGCACATTGTTGAAAATATCCCGGATGAAGCGTTGCAAAGAACCTGTGACACTACCAAGACAGAACCTCAAAGGTTTACCTTGGAATTTATTATCAATGATTATGTAGATCATCTGCAGCATCATTTAAAAGCGATTTAATAATGATAAAATTTAAAAAAATAGAAGATAAAATTTTCATCACAACAATTATATGTTGTGGCAGATTTTTATTTTAACTAATTTTTGAATCTTAAAAAACTATTGAATCTTTTAATAAAAAATAAATGCAATTAAAAATATATAACTCGCTTACAGCAGAAAAAGAAATATTCAAACCTATTTTAGAAGGAAACGTAGGAATGTACGTCTGCGGACCTACAGTGTACAGCAATGTACACTTGGGGAATGTAAGAACTTTCCTTTCTTTCGATTTTATTTACCGTACCCTGATGCATTTGGGCTACAAAGTAAGATATGTAAGAAATATTACCGATGCAGGGCACCTTACCGATGACGGAGATGTAAATAACGACAGATTCGTTAAACAAACCCGTCTTGAAAAGTTAGAACCAATGGAAATTGTACAGAAATATACGGTAGATTTCCATAAAGTTCTGGACATGTTCAATCTGCTTCCTCCCAATATCGAGCCTACCGCAACCGGTCACATTGTAGAACAGATTGAGCTAACTCAAAAATTAATAGACACAGGTTTTGCCTATGAAAGTAATGGTTCCGTATACTTCGATGTATTGGAATACAATAAAAGAGGGCTGAACTATGGTGAGCTCTCAAAACGTAATATAGAAGAGCTTTTTGCCAATACCCGTGATCTTGACGGGCAAGGAGAGAAGAAGAATCCTCAGGATTTTGCCCTTTGGAAAAAAGCATCTCCTGCTCATATTATGAGATGGAATTCGCCTTGGGGAGAAGGCTTCCCGGGATGGCACCTTGAGTGTACAGCAATGAGTACTAAATATTTAGGTGAAACATTCGACATCCACGGAGGTGGTATGGATCTGAAATTCCCTCATCACGAATGTGAAATCGCTCAGGGAAAAGCTTGCAATGGTGCAGCACCGGTACATTACTGGATGCACGCCAATATGCTAACGATGAATTCCCAGCGTATGAGCAAATCTACCGGGAACTATATCCTTCCTATGCAGTTGGTAACCGGGGATAATGATTTTTTCGAAAAGCCCTTCCATCCGTCAATTGTACGTTTCTGCTTTCTGCAGGCACATTACAGAAGTGTGTTAGACATTTCCAATGATGCCATGATCGCCAGCGAAAAAGGATTTATCAGATTAATGGAAGCTGTGAAGGTATTGAACTCCATTACTCCAGATGACAACAAGCAATCGGCATTCAGTCTTACAGAATGGAAGAACAAATGCTATGACGCACTAACAGATGATTTCAATTCTCCAATCCTGATCGCTCACTTATTTGAAGCAGTAAAATACATCTTTGCTTTAAATGACGGTAAAGAAACAATCTCAACAGCAGATCTCGAAGATTTAAAATCATCATTGAATGCATTTATCTTTGACGTACTGGGATTACAGACTGTAGAAGAAAACAATAATGAAAAGCTTGATCAGACTTTAAAAGTATTGATCGAATTGAGAAATCAGGCAAGAAAATCCAAGAACTTCGATCTTTCAGACCAGATCAGAGACAAACTCCTTGCCGAAGGTATCGAATTAAAAGATGGAAGAGACGGAACATCCTATGTTCTGAATTAGAAAATATAACTTCTTTATAACCATTCCGTAGGAAGCCTATAAAAGGACTCTTACGGAATGTTTTTTTATGTAGATCCTCATTATATCTGTAATATTCATATTCAGGAGCTATTTCCCGCTATCCGCTCATACTCCTCGCGGCCTTGCGCTCCACGTCTAACCCTTATATTCTCCAGCGCCTGCAGTGGGGTAACCGCTTCTATCGGGGCTAGGAAATGGTAAAAAGTTGAAAATGGAAAATTGAAAATTGAAAATGGATGCCTACTCAACATATTTATTTACTCATCTGTGCAATCTGCGTGATCTGTGGTAATCTTTATTCAGTAGGAGCGAGGTAAAGCCCGCTTAATAAATACCTCTTCCTTGGGCTTTAGCCAAAACCTAAGAGCTTCCCAGCCATCTCCATACAGCTTGTCATCTCGTAGGAATCACAACATAGTCATTCTCACATACTCTTATAATATATATGTATTATCCATGATCCTCTGTGTAGATTCGTGCAATCTGTGGTAAAATCAAATTCAATAGGAGAGTGCTATGGCTGATCAATACATTATTTATCACCATTAATCTGATATTCTACTCCCGCAGGAATCACAACATAGCCATTCCCGTATCCTTTTATAATATATAGTATATAGATTATCCATGATCCTCTGTGTAGATCCGTGCAATCTGTAGGAAAGGTTCTCATCCCTCTCAAAAATCCCCCTTCCGACCTCTGATTTCTCTCCACACTCTAACCCTCCCACGCTCCAACTCCCTCCCTTCAAACATTTGTTTAAAATTTTTCTCCCTGCCTTCCAGTGGTTTACCCTCCAATATTACAATAAAGTAAAATTTATGTTACATAAACTTGCGGGATATTGAGGAAGTCTCTATCTTTGCCCCACTGAAAAACGAAAGACATTCAGTAAGCGCAGAAGGGCTTTTAGATAAGCAAAAACAAAATACTCTTAAAAGAAACAGACAAAAAAAACTTCAAAACTTTTTACAAAAAAAAGTTGCCGGTTAAAAAAGAGTTTGTATCTTTGCAGTCCCAATTAGAGGGAGCGCAGGAGTAGAGTGATTAAGGTTTCGAGAAGGGTTTAGGGTTACACAATAAACTTTAAATTTTCTTCAAAAAACATTTGGTCAATTCAAAATAAAGTTTTACTTTTGCACTCGCAAATACGGAGCAACACTGACAGAAAGATTGCTTCGTTATAAAGCGGAAGATATAAAGATCATTGACATACAATATAACAACCAAGTAAGGAAAAACTAAAGCGTTAAAAACTTTGAGTGAGTCAGACAAACATACAATGGAGAGTTTGATCCTGGCTCAGGATGAACGCTAGCGGGAGGCCTAACACATGCAAGCCGAGCGGTAGAGATCTTTCGGGATCTTGAGAGCGGCGTACGGGTGCGGAACACGTGTGCAACCTGCCTTTATCTGGGGGATAGCCTTTCGAAAGGAAGATTAATACCCCATAATATGTTGGATGGCATCATTCGACATTGAAAACTCCGGTGGATAGAGATGGGCACGCGCAAGATTAGATAGTTGGTGAGGTAACGGCTCACCAAGTCTGCGATCTTTAGGGGGCCTGAGAGGGTGATCCCCCACACTGGTACTGAGACACGGACCAGACTCCTACGGGAGGCAGCAGTGAGGAATATTGGACAATGGGTGAGAGCCTGATCCAGCCATCCCGCGTGAAGGACGACGGCCCTATGGGTTGTAAACTTCTTTTGTATAGGGATAAACCTACTCTCGTGAGAGTAGCTGAAGGTACTATACGAATAAGCACCGGCTAACTCCGTGCCAGCAGCCGCGGTAATACGGAGGGTGCAAGCGTTATCCGGATTTATTGGGTTTAAAGGGTCCGTAGGCGGATCTGTAAGTCAGTGGTGAAATCTCACAGCTTAACTGTGAAACTGCCATTGATACTGCAGGTCTTGAGTGTTGTTGAAGTAGCTGGAATAAGTAGTGTAGCGGTGAAATGCATAGATATTACTTAGAACACCAATTGCGAAGGCAGGTTACTAAGCAACAACTGACGCTGATGGACGAAAGCGTGGGGAGCGAACAGGATTAGATACCCTGGTAGTCCACGCCGTAAACGATGCTAACTCGTTTTTGGGCTTTCGGGTTCAGAGACTAAGCGAAAGTGATAAGTTAGCCACCTGGGGAGTACGAACGCAAGTTTGAAACTCAAAGGAATTGACGGGGGCCCGCACAAGCGGTGGATTATGTGGTTTAATTCGATGATACGCGAGGAACCTTACCAAGGCTTAAATGGGAAATGACAGGTTTAGAAATAGACTTTTCTTCGGACATTTTTCAAGGTGCTGCATGGTTGTCGTCAGCTCGTGCCGTGAGGTGTTAGGTTAAGTCCTGCAACGAGCGCAACCCCTGTCACTAGTTGCCATCATTAAGTTGGGGACTCTAGTGAGACTGCCTACGCAAGTAGAGAGGAAGGTGGGGATGACGTCAAATCATCACGGCCCTTACGCCTTGGGCCACACACGTAATACAATGGCCGGTACAGAGGGCAGCTACACAGCGATGTGATGCAAATCTCGAAAGCCGGTCTCAGTTCGGATTGGAGTCTGCAACTCGACTCTATGAAGCTGGAATCGCTAGTAATCGCGCATCAGCCATGGCGCGGTGAATACGTTCCCGGGCCTTGTACACACCGCCCGTCAAGCCATGGAAGTCTGGGGTACCTGAAGTCGGTGACCGTAACAGGAGCTGCCTAGGGTAAAACAGGTAACTAGGGCTAAGTCGTAACAAGGTAGCCGTACCGGAAGGTGCGGCTGGAACATCTCATTTTAGAGCGTCTTAAAGACGATAAAAAAATTAGTATCGCAAGATACAGCACTTACTTA encodes the following:
- the metF gene encoding methylenetetrahydrofolate reductase [NAD(P)H], translating into MKITEHIKNANGKTLFSLEVVPPQKGIGIEDLYTNIDPLMEFKPPFIDVTTSREEYIYLDKGNGLMERRITRMRPGTLGICAAIQHKYNVDTVPHLLCGGFTKEETEYLLVDCMYLGIENVMALRGDAMKGHQYFEPTQGGHASAMDLVNQINDLGRGKYLHNEDQVCDELNKFCIGVAGYPEKHMEAPSMNYDLKWLKQKVDAGADYIVTQMFFDNKKYIEFVQKAREMGITVPIIPGIKPIATKRHLKLLPQVFKIDLPEELINEVENAKNNEAVKQIGIEWSIAQCKELLDFGVPVLHFYSMGKSDNIKKVAGELF
- a CDS encoding fatty acid desaturase, giving the protein MEKPIYLKDPDDAKLFNELRKKVNQRVETISENRDIYIQIKAVILPLIYVGLYLFALFNAQTPWGYILSFICMGILLVLIYLNLIHEAAHNNIYRSKKLNWIVLHIFDFVGANSYIWKKRHIASHHAYPNVDGWDTDIEQSGLLLIVPWIKAKGIQKYQHKFFFLVYPLYLFNWMFIRDFRDFFDKERVILKTQGRIPVVEKVKMVSYKLFYFFYQIVIPVVFFKVSIGLALGAWFLQVIAASIFALFVLLPLHPLPDNAFPKLDNKNGLPFSWLRHQLEVTNDLKENNWFVRNLLGNFNFHVAHHLFPNYSYMYYNEITEEIEQFAREHGLAYKRFPLITALSKHRDLLRQNANNAYYILEE
- the metH gene encoding methionine synthase; amino-acid sequence: MKYLRLSGLEPLIITPESNFINVGERTNVAGSKKFLRLIKEEKFSEALDIARHQVEGGAQILDVNFDDGLIDGKASMIKFLNLIASEPDIARIPIMVDSSKWEILEAGLQVAQGKCVVNSISLKEGEQEFVHHAKAIKRYGAAVIVMAFDEVGQADSYERRIEISKRSYDILVNQLGFPAEDIIFDLNIFPVATGMDEHRRNAIDFIEATRWVRQNLPYASVSGGVSNVSFSFRGNDTVREAMHSVFLYHAIQAGMNIGIVNPAMLEVYDEINKELLELVEDVILDRREDATERLLDYSEKHKSVKKEKTEDLEWRNNSLQERITYALVKGIDRFIEEDVEEARQQAERPLHVIEVNLMTGMGVVGDLFGSGKMFLPQVVKSARVMKKAVAYLQPFIEAEKDGSRPANGKILMATVKGDVHDIGKNIVSVVLGCNNYEIVDLGVMVPAEKIIQTAIEEKVDVIGLSGLITPSLDEMVYIASELERQNLDFPLLIGGATTSKAHTAVKIDLKYKNAVVHVNDASRAVNVVSSLLGDRNKEYVSDLKSDYSDFREKFLNRQVDKDYVSIQEARENHFKIDWQNEDIFTPNNLGVTVVENQDLRELLPFIDWSPFFRSWDLHGKYPNILEDEVVGVQASELFKDAQVILKRILDEKLLTAKAVFGIFKANSNETDDILIFDENNKEQAKFLTLRQQAQRSKGKDYLALSDFIAPQSSGKTDYMGAFCVTTGFGTDELAEEYEKANDDYNAIMVKALADRFAEAYAEFLHKKVRTEYWGYANQENLSNEELIAEKYKGIRPAPGYPACPDHLEKKTIWDLLKVEENTGVFLTESLAMFPTASVSGYYFGSPHAKYFGLGKITEDQLKDYADRRSCSIQEAKKWLSPNLAD
- a CDS encoding homocysteine S-methyltransferase family protein; the protein is MTNIESLNKALKERILVLDGAMGTMLQRYKFEEEDYRGERFKDWEHPVKGNNDLLSLTQPQAIEEVHKKYLEAGADIIETNTFSGTTIAMADYHMEELVYELNYESAKIARKACDEYTAKNPDKPRFVAGSIGPTNRTASLSPDVNDPGYRAITFEELRVAYKQQCEALLDGGSDILLVETIFDTLNAKAALFAIDELQDERGIKIPIMVSGTITDASGRTLSGQTAEAFLISVSHLNLLSVGFNCALGADQLTPYLETLAHNSEFYVSAYPNAGLPNAFGKYDETPEDMARQIKEYVEKGLINIIGGCCGTTPEHIKAIADLVEKYQPRKLKEFV